CCTATTGTATGATTCCTTAAATGGGCAGCCTTTGTTTCATTAATATCATGGATAAACATCCCATTCAGGTAATATTCACCGGTATCATAGTTATCAAGTATACCAAGCACATTAAGCAGGGTGGATTTCCCGGAACCTGATGCACCCATTATGGAAACCATTTCGCCTTGTTCAATTTCCATATTTATGCCTTTGAGCACATGTAACGAATTGCTTCCGGTGACATAAGATTTGTTAACGTTTTTAAGTTTTATCATCGTGATTGAGCGGTTTAAGAAATTTTTAACAAAAAATATACCTTTTTACACAATATCCTTTTAAACAGAATCTTATCGAAAGTTTACACTGATTTTTAATGAGCAGGAATGTACACTTCTGAACATCGGGTGTACGAAAATGAACAATTGAAAAATTCATTTAGTAAACGCAACCCTTTGACATATTATTTCATCTGTATATCAACATCACAAGATTAAGCGAACGAATGAATTTAAAACTTAATTTTGAGTTGTTCAAACTGTGTATTTGGTAGATCACTTACATAAGATTATCAGCGGGTGCCAGGAGAATGATCCCCGGGCACAGCGTGAATTGTATGACATGTTCAGAACAAAAATGTTCGGGACATGCCTGCGATATGCAGGTAATTATGAGGATGCACAGGATATTTTGCAGGAAGGATTTATTAAGGTTTTTGAAAAAATTAACCAGTTTGCATTTAAAGGAGCGTTTGAGGGCTGGATCAGGCGAATCATGGTAAATACGGCGCTTGAGAAATACAGGGTTCATTACAGGCATATGGTTACTGAAGAAAATGCCGTAATGCCGGTAAATGAAGAATCCGAAGATATTACAGCCGAAATGGAAGCCCGTGAACTGGTGAACATCATTCAGGAACTGACACCCCGTTACAGGGTTGTTTTCAACATGTATGCCCTGGATGGTTACTCGCATAAGGAAATCAGTGAAATGCTGAACATAAGTGAAGGCACTTCAAAATCGAATCTTTCAAGAGCAAGGACTATCCTGCAGGAAAAAGTGAATAAGTATTATTTGAGAACGGTTCAAATGAAATGAGCCATGGACAACGATATGAATAAAACAGACAGCTATTTCAGGGACAGGCTGGGCGGTTTTGAGCTGAGCCCTCCTGAATCAAGCTGGGAGATTATCAGCCGTAAGCTGGCTGAACGAAAAAAGAAACGGATAATGATCCTTGTTTTCCGCATCGCGGCAGGAATGGCCATTCTACTGTCCACCGGACTGGGATATTACTGGATCACAATGAAGAACCAGCAACCGTTAATGAACCGGCAACTGACCCGGCAAATCCCGCCTGGGAAAAGCACCATGCCGGTAACCGTTGAAACTGAACGAACAGGTACATCATCTAACGCTCATCTTGAAAGTCCTGTTCCGGATAAATCAAACCCGGTTGCATTGTCAAAACGTATACCTAAAACCAGCTCAAAAACACAAGAAGCAGAACAATCACCATCAATTGCTGAAAACATAGCCGATAAGGCAACGAATTATGAAAATTCCGTTTCCGGGTCTGCAGTTAGTTTACCTGAAGAAATGCAAGCCATGGCATATCTGTCGCCCATTATGGGTTATGCTGTAGCTGGCTCTTCTGAAGATACAAAAAACGAAGACTTAGAAAATATCCGAACAATGACGCCGGAAGAAGCTGCGGCTTTATTAATGGCTGATTACAACGAAGGTTATACTGATGAAAAAGTGGCTGCCCGTCGAGAATGGATGCTGGGTAGCGAAATAGCACCGTTATATTCCGACAGGAATATTTCATCGGACAAATTGCAGTCCTCTAACATTGATGTCCTCAATAAAAATGAAAGCGGCCTTATAGCCTATGCCGGCGGATTCAGGGTATCATATTCCAAAGGCAAACGCCTTTCGGTACAATCAGGAATTTATTATTCACGATACGGTCAGCAGAAAAACAGCGTTGAGACGGTCAGTCTCGACAACAATGATGATAACAGCCGGAATTTTATAGAGGTAAATAACTCCACCGGAACCATAAGCGGGGTAATCGATAACAAAAAATCACAGTCATATAACTCGGCGGGAAACATAACCGAAGAAGATAAAGGTGTATCCGAAGCACTCGTTTATCCCCTTGTCACGGGCACATCAAAGGATGTCACCCTGCAGCAGATATTTGATTATTTTGAAGTCCCGCTTATCATGAAGTACAAGATCATTGACCGGAAAATCGACTTCACGTTCACCGGCGGTATGGTGACCAATTTCCTTGTAGGCAATACGGTTCGTATGATCTATGACGGATCTGAAACAACAATCGGCGAAACCAGTGATATTAACAGGATAAACTACCAGGGATCCGTAGGTTTAGGGCTGGAATACCCGGTTTCAAAGAATTTTGATTTTACCGTTGAACCCCGGTTCCGGTATTACCTGAATCCGATCGGCACGTCTTCGGATATTATCGTTCATCCTTTCTCCTTTGGCTTCTTTGCCGGGTTGAATTACAGGTTTTAAGATATATCCCTTTATTCACAGGTATTTCTGAAATAACACATTCGTAGAGACGCACGGCCGTGCGTCTCTACATGTTTATATAAAAAATTTTAAGGTTACTGAAATAAAAACCGATTATCCTTTTAACTAACTTTGCGCTATTCCGTAAAAAAGGTTAGCACTATTATTTTTCACAGAGGGAGATATGTCAAAAGGAAGATTTACTTATTGGTGGAGACCTGTGTTATATGTAGCAGGAGCTTGTTGTATTATTGGAGTATTTGTAACTATACAGGGTTTTACCGGCAACGATGGCACGCCGGCATTACCCGACCGTATGCCGTCACTTACACAACCATTTAGTTTGCCTCATGAGCTTAAATTTGCCGGCGAAACCGTTCCGCTTGTCAATTTTGATACCCGTGAAAGCCTCGACAAAGAGATGCTTGTAAACGGTTACTGGCATTCTCGCACACTGATGGTTCTTAAAAAATCAAAACGTTATTTCAAAACAATTGAACCGGTATTAAAAAAGTATGGAGTTCCCGACGATTTTAAATACCTGGCAATGGCTGAAAGCGGTTTTGAGAATGTGGTTTCACCGGCTAAAGCAGTCGGAGTTTGGCAATTGCTTGAATCAACCGCAAAAGAATATGGTCTTGAAGTGAATTCAGTAGTAGACGAACGATACGATTTGGAAAAATCGACCGAAGCGGCCTGTAAGTACCTTCTTCAAAGCTATAAGGAATTCGGCAGCTGGACAATGGCAGCAGCTACTTACAATGCAGGGCGCCAGGGCCTCGAGAACCAGATAGCCCGGCAGAAAACAAACAATTACTATGACCTGTTACTCAATGATGAAACGGCAAGGTATGTTTTCAGGCTTATTGCACATAAACTCATAACCGAAAATCCTTCGGAATACGGTTTTCATCTCGAAGACAATGATTATTATCCCGTGATTTCGACACACCAGGTGGATGTGGATAAGGAAATAAAAAACATCACCGATTTTGCTGTCGAGAATTCTACGAATTACAAGATTATTAAGCAATTTAATCCCTGGCTCCGTGACAACTATCTTCCCGGCACTTCCGGAAAGATCTATCACATAAGGATACCGGATGAAGGGCAAAGGGTAATCCAGTAACGAAATTGACTACTAAAACAACCAACAACAGGGCTTTAGAAACAGGGGAAGTTAATGTATACGGTGCGCGTGTTCATAACCTGAAAAACATAGATGTTACAATTCCCCGGAATCAACTGACCGTTATAACCGGTTTGAGCGGCAGCGGCAAATCATCACTGGCTTTCGATACCATTTATGCTGAAGGGCAGCGCCGCTATATGGAAACGCTGTCGGCTTACGCCAGGCAGTTTCTTGGTAACATGGAAAGGCCCGATGTGGATAAGATTACAGGGTTAAGTCCGGTAATTGCCATTGAGCAGAAAACAACCGGCCGGAATCCTCGTTCAACAGTCGGCACCATTACTGAAATTTACGACTTCCTCAGGCTTCTGTATGCCAGGGCAGGTATTGCCTATTCATACAATACAGGCGAACCCATGGTAAAATATACCGATGAGCAGATCATCAACCTGATCATCGAACGGTATGCAGGGCAAAAGATTTACATCCTGGCGCCTATCGTTAAAGGACGTAAAGGACATTACAAGGAAGTTTTCGAACAAATACGGAGAAAAGGATTTCTCAACGCACGCGTTGACGGAGAACTGATCGAAATCCGGCATGGCCTTAAACTTGACCGCTACAAATCTCATTTTGTCGAGATAGTGATCGACAAAATGGAAGTGGATGCGAGCGACAGGACAAGGTTGAAAAACTCAATAAGCCTTGCCATGCAACATGGAAAGGGAATCATCATGCTTCTTGACGCGGATAAGAAAGCTCCCCGTTATTACAGCCGGCTTCTTATGTGCCCTACAACCGGTTTGTCATATAATGAGCCTGCACCGCATACCTTTTCATTTAACTCGCCCCAGGGTGCCTGTCCGCATTGTAACGGTCTTGGAACCGTGAACCAGATCGACATTTCGAAAGTAATCCCCAATTCTGAACTCAGCATTAAAAAAGGAGGAATAGAACCCCTCGGGCCATACAGAAATGCCCTCATATTCTGGCAACTTGAGGCTGTTGCTGCCAAATACAAATTTTCACTTACAACACCCATCCGTGAAATTCCCGAAGAAGGGCTGAATGTCATCCTTTACGGAGCCGAGGAAACCTTTAAGCTTGAAAACACCCCTCTCGGATTTTCAACCAACTATTTCCTGAGTTTCGAAGGAGTGATCAATTACATTGCGAATCACATGAATGCGGCAGGCCAGAAAGATGAAGAGACCTGGACCGATCAGTATATTGAAAAGATAACATGCCCTGAATGCAAGGGAACAAGGTTAAAAAAGGAATCCCTGTATTTCCTGATTCATGATAAGAACATCGCGGAACTGGCATCCATGGATATCACTGACCTTTTTAACTGGCTGACCACAGTCGACCAGTACTTGAACAGCAAGCAACTGGCAATTGCCACTGAAATCCTTAAAGAACTCAGAACCCGCATCCGCTTTTTACTTGATGTCGGACTTGACTACCTGTCGTTGAACCGCAGTGCAGGGAGTCTTTCGGGCGGTGAGAGCCAGCGCATCAGGCTTGCCACGCAAATCGGATCACAGCTTGTTAATGTGCTGTACATCCTGGATGAACCCAGCATCGGGCTTCACCAGCGGGATAACCACCGGCTGATCGAGTCGCTCAAAGAGCTGCGTGATTCAGGGAATTCAGTTATTGTGGTTGAGCATGACAGGCAGATGATCATGAGTGCCGATTACGTTGTTGATCTTGGACCGTTTGCCGGTAGGCATGGTGGGGAGATTTGTTCGGTGGGAACTCCTGATAAAATAATGAAAAGCAATTCGCTCACTGCACAATACCTGAACCATCAGAAAACAATAGCAATTCCTG
This region of Bacteroidales bacterium genomic DNA includes:
- the uvrA gene encoding excinuclease ABC subunit UvrA, producing the protein MTTKTTNNRALETGEVNVYGARVHNLKNIDVTIPRNQLTVITGLSGSGKSSLAFDTIYAEGQRRYMETLSAYARQFLGNMERPDVDKITGLSPVIAIEQKTTGRNPRSTVGTITEIYDFLRLLYARAGIAYSYNTGEPMVKYTDEQIINLIIERYAGQKIYILAPIVKGRKGHYKEVFEQIRRKGFLNARVDGELIEIRHGLKLDRYKSHFVEIVIDKMEVDASDRTRLKNSISLAMQHGKGIIMLLDADKKAPRYYSRLLMCPTTGLSYNEPAPHTFSFNSPQGACPHCNGLGTVNQIDISKVIPNSELSIKKGGIEPLGPYRNALIFWQLEAVAAKYKFSLTTPIREIPEEGLNVILYGAEETFKLENTPLGFSTNYFLSFEGVINYIANHMNAAGQKDEETWTDQYIEKITCPECKGTRLKKESLYFLIHDKNIAELASMDITDLFNWLTTVDQYLNSKQLAIATEILKELRTRIRFLLDVGLDYLSLNRSAGSLSGGESQRIRLATQIGSQLVNVLYILDEPSIGLHQRDNHRLIESLKELRDSGNSVIVVEHDRQMIMSADYVVDLGPFAGRHGGEICSVGTPDKIMKSNSLTAQYLNHQKTIAIPEIRRPGNGKKLILAGATGNNLKNVDIELPLGKFICITGVSGSGKSSAIYDTLYPILSRHFYRSSLSPLPYKEIKGIEHIDKVIEVDQSPIGRTPRSNPVTYTGVFSDIRKLFEQTRESKIRGYKAGRFSFNVKGGRCETCQGAGVQTIEMNFLPDVYVQCNECNGRRYNRETLEIRYKGKNISEVLDMTITQAVEFFEGIPAIRHKLATIEQVGLGYITLGQPSTTLSGGESQRIKLATELSKKDTGKTLYILDEPTTGLHFEDVRVLLEVLNRLTDKGNTVVVIEHNLDVIKVADHIIDMGPEGGARGGEVLCTGTPEEVLRNERSYTAKYLKEEMFEV
- a CDS encoding lytic transglycosylase domain-containing protein; translated protein: MSKGRFTYWWRPVLYVAGACCIIGVFVTIQGFTGNDGTPALPDRMPSLTQPFSLPHELKFAGETVPLVNFDTRESLDKEMLVNGYWHSRTLMVLKKSKRYFKTIEPVLKKYGVPDDFKYLAMAESGFENVVSPAKAVGVWQLLESTAKEYGLEVNSVVDERYDLEKSTEAACKYLLQSYKEFGSWTMAAATYNAGRQGLENQIARQKTNNYYDLLLNDETARYVFRLIAHKLITENPSEYGFHLEDNDYYPVISTHQVDVDKEIKNITDFAVENSTNYKIIKQFNPWLRDNYLPGTSGKIYHIRIPDEGQRVIQ
- a CDS encoding sigma-70 family RNA polymerase sigma factor; this translates as MVDHLHKIISGCQENDPRAQRELYDMFRTKMFGTCLRYAGNYEDAQDILQEGFIKVFEKINQFAFKGAFEGWIRRIMVNTALEKYRVHYRHMVTEENAVMPVNEESEDITAEMEARELVNIIQELTPRYRVVFNMYALDGYSHKEISEMLNISEGTSKSNLSRARTILQEKVNKYYLRTVQMK
- a CDS encoding outer membrane beta-barrel protein, whose protein sequence is MDNDMNKTDSYFRDRLGGFELSPPESSWEIISRKLAERKKKRIMILVFRIAAGMAILLSTGLGYYWITMKNQQPLMNRQLTRQIPPGKSTMPVTVETERTGTSSNAHLESPVPDKSNPVALSKRIPKTSSKTQEAEQSPSIAENIADKATNYENSVSGSAVSLPEEMQAMAYLSPIMGYAVAGSSEDTKNEDLENIRTMTPEEAAALLMADYNEGYTDEKVAARREWMLGSEIAPLYSDRNISSDKLQSSNIDVLNKNESGLIAYAGGFRVSYSKGKRLSVQSGIYYSRYGQQKNSVETVSLDNNDDNSRNFIEVNNSTGTISGVIDNKKSQSYNSAGNITEEDKGVSEALVYPLVTGTSKDVTLQQIFDYFEVPLIMKYKIIDRKIDFTFTGGMVTNFLVGNTVRMIYDGSETTIGETSDINRINYQGSVGLGLEYPVSKNFDFTVEPRFRYYLNPIGTSSDIIVHPFSFGFFAGLNYRF